From a region of the Arachis ipaensis cultivar K30076 chromosome B09, Araip1.1, whole genome shotgun sequence genome:
- the LOC107618331 gene encoding uncharacterized protein LOC107618331: MVAESWFRSLWKTQRKDGTSSEKSVIGVLAFEVASLMSKIVNLWQTLSDKQVARLREEITHSVGIKRLVSEDENFIVRLISLEMLETMAHVAESVARLGKKCSEPSLKRFENAFDEFITLGVDPLKWEFTSKKMEKKVKRMEKFISTNASLYQEMEMLNDLEQTLKRMKAYGESDGANVVDYQKKVAWKRVEVKNLKDDSLWNRTFDYTVELLARSLFTIFSRINLVFGVQEVIDARRTRNSTNRNSGHSQDSHSVSELLQPSIHPSENNVARFASGPLGAFTLRSSPSVRTKVTSVFSSGPLGDSSLNSSLTQAKSRRSKLFSGPLGKSSKKPIADGGTNNSSRIWKIQGQSTTINGKETHSKHSRLTQVGPLKGCMAADSSSVTDCLLNLNDDSLRTPNGKDANSNQSLFSSLCRLKPPSESLGAASLALQYANIIVVIEKLAASPYMIGLDARDDLYNMLPRRIRDSLRTKLKPYSKGMKSAVYDASLADDWTEAITSILEWLAPLAHNMLRWQSERSYEQHSFVSRTNVLLVQTLYFANQEQTEAIITELLVGLNYVSRYVRDLNAKALADCGSSRVGNKYAQLNGQPIFS; encoded by the coding sequence ATGGTTGCTGAATCATGGTTTAGAAGTCTTTGGAAGACTCAACGGAAGGATGGAACTAGTTCTGAGAAGTCGGTGATTGGAGTATTAGCATTTGAAGTTGCAAGCTTGATGTCCAAGATTGTTAATTTGTGGCAGACCTTGAGTGATAAACAGGTTGCTAGGTTGAGAGAGGAGATCACACATTCGGTTGGTATAAAAAGACTTGTTTCAGAAGATGAGAACTTCATCGTACGTTTAATCAGCTTAGAGATGCTTGAGACTATGGCACATGTGGCTGAATCTGTTGCTAGGCTTGGGAAGAAATGCAGTGAACCGAGTTTGAAACGATTTGAAAATGCCTTTGATGAATTTATCACTCTCGGTGTTGATCCACTTAAATGGGAATTCACTAGCAAGAAAATGGAGAAAAAGGTCAAGAGGATGGAAAAGTTCATATCAACTAATGCAAGTTTGTATCAAGAGATGGAAATGCTTAATGATCTTGAGCAAACTCTTAAGAGAATGAAGGCATATGGCGAGTCTGATGGGGCAAATGTAGTTGACTATCAGAAGAAGGTTGCATGGAAGAGGGTAGAGGTGAAGAACTTAAAAGATGATTCGCTTTGGAACAGGACATTTGATTACACTGTGGAGCTTTTGGCAAGATCCTTGTTCACAATATTCAGCAGAATCAACCTGGTATTTGGAGTTCAAGAGGTCATAGATGCTCGCAGAACCAGAAACTCAACTAACCGGAATTCTGGTCACAGTCAAGACAGTCATTCAGTCTCTGAACTATTGCAACCATCGATCCACCCATCTGAGAATAATGTTGCTAGATTTGCTTCTGGACCCCTTGGCGCTTTTACTCTTAGATCAAGTCCAAGTGTTAGAACAAAAGTAACTAGTGTTTTTAGTTCCGGACCTCTCGGTGACTCATCCTTAAATTCAAGCCTAACTCAAGCAAAGTCCAGACGTTCCAAGCTTTTCTCAGGCCCTCTTGGAAAAAGTTCAAAAAAACCTATTGCAGATGGTGGAACAAATAATAGCAGCAGGATTTGGAAGATACAAGGTCAGTCAACCACCATAAATGGGAAGGAAACTCACTCGAAACACAGTCGACTGACTCAAGTAGGGCCTCTCAAAGGATGTATGGCTGCTGATAGTTCCTCTGTCACTGACTGCCTCTTGAACCTAAATGATGATTCTTTAAGAACACCGAATGGCAAAGATGCTAATTCAAATCAATCTCTCTTCAGTTCTCTGTGCAGGCTAAAGCCACCATCTGAATCCCTTGGTGCTGCTTCTTTGGCACTGCAGTATGCAAACATTATTGTCGTGATTGAGAAGCTAGCAGCTTCTCCATACATGATTGGTCTCGATGCAAGAGATGATCTGTACAACATGTTACCGAGACGCATCAGGGATTCTCTCAGGACCAAGCTAAAGCCTTATAGCAAGGGTATGAAGTCAGCTGTTTACGACGCAAGTCTAGCAGATGATTGGACCGAAGCAATAACAAGTATATTAGAATGGCTGGCACCATTGGCTCACAACATGCTGAGATGGCAATCTGAGAGAAGTTACGAGCAGCATAGCTTCGTTTCGCGGACGAATGTGCTGCTGGTGCAAACGCTTTACTTTGCAAATCAAGAACAAACAGAAGCAATAATCACCGAGCTTCTTGTCGGTCTGAATTATGTCTCGAGATACGTTAGGGATCTCAATGCGAAAGCTTTGGCAGACTGTGGCAGTAGTAGGGTAGGAAATAAATATGCTCAACTGAACGGACAACCAATTTTCAGTTAG
- the LOC107617891 gene encoding phosphatidylinositol-3-phosphatase myotubularin-1 isoform X2 produces MQPLRSLTRQLQGLNQMLANSRRHHLKDCSRWIMVISKHPTGDQGKDMRIIVFGFRPRTKQRRIIFDALRRCTKPATLWDLYAFVCGPSRFKNTNPQVRLLDEYFRLIGKGARASTDMIESGSFTLSNDLWRISSINSNYKMCPSYPFALVVPKIISDDEVLLASNFRARGRLPVVSWCHLGTGAVLARSSQPLVGLMMNMRSNMDEKLVAALCSKLDDGSRRKLYIADARPRKNALANGAMGGGSESSSNYFQSEIVFFGIDNIHAMRDSFARLREYLDTHGRASSDGMSSFLRHGGSTWGGGNLSSMSASVSTLGDSGWLLHVQNVLAGSAWIAARIAMEKASVLVHCSDGWDRTSQLVALANLLLDPYYRTFNGFQALVEKDWLAFGHPFCDRVGLPAFSGSELTRQPSSSNFAASPGRQPSGAFTSPSSSHAQTSNNYSPIFLQWVDCVSQLLRMYPFAFEFSAAFLVDFLDSMLSCRFGNFLCNSEKERLQCNISETCGCMWVYLADLRALEGGSHVHYNPFYDPLKHNGPLLPPAAALAPTLWPQFHLRWACPEEAQAGEIEAKCRKIITKYTELQKAKEVAERKSKEISNAMESLNAELQNLKQQNSSAMNMANRANKENMSIKRAIQSIGCKVHFSNTGDCIVDIESNPLGTAQNFLYCSKKGSDGITLDDEKDLAVAVTVTADDDDNDENSPIGRVCENLCPFRSADGGCRWPNGRCAQLSSQFVGLRANFDAFDKLSIDDSYFKPE; encoded by the exons ATGCAACCATTGAGAAGTTTAACAAGACA GTTGCAAGGACTCAATCAAATGCTCGCCAACTCGAGAAGACACCACCTCAAAGATTGCTCCAG GTGGATAATGGTTATAAGTAAACATCCAACTGGGGACCAGG GCAAAGATATGAGAATTATAGTCTTTGGTTTCAGACCTCGTACAAAACAG AGACGTATAATATTTGATGCACTACGAAGGTGTACAAAACCAGCAACGTTATGGGATCTTTATGCTTTTGTTTGTGGACCTTCTAGGTTTAAGAACACAAATCCACAAGTGCGCTTATTGGATGAGTATTTTCGACTTATTGGCAAAGGTGCTCGTGCATCAACTGATATGATTGAAAGTGGGTCCTTCACCTTGTCAAATGACTTATGGAGAATAAGTAGCATAAACTCCAACTATAAAATGTGTCCGAGTTATCCATTTGCTTTGGTTGTTCCCAAGATCATTAG TGATGATGAAGTTCTCTTGGCTTCCAACTTTCGTGCAAGGGGTCGGCTGCCTGTAGTTTCATGGTGTCATCTTG GTACTGGTGCAGTTCTTGCACGTTCATCCCAACCCTTAGTTGGTCTGATGATGAATATGAGGAG CAACATGGATGAAAAACTCGTGGCTGCACTTTGCAGCAAACTTGATGATGGCTCACGGAG AAAGCTATATATTGCTGATGCAAGGCCTAGGAAAAATGCATTAGCTAATGGAGCCATGGGTGGTGGCTCAGAATCATCATCAAACTATTTTCAGTCAGAG ATAGTCTTTTTTGGGATAGACAACATCCATGCAATGAGAGACAGCTTTGCTCGGCTCAGAGAATATTTGGACACTCATGGAAGAGCCTCATCAGATGGAATGTCATCATTTTTG AGACATGGTGGGTCAACGTGGGGTGGAGGAAACTTAAGTAGCATGTCTGCTTCAGTGTCAACCCTTGGGGACAGTGGATGGTTACTGCATGTTCAAAATGTTTTGGCTGGTTCAGCTTGGATTGCTGCTCGTATTGCTATGGAAAAGGCTTCTGTTCTTGTGCATTGCAG CGATGGTTGGGATAGAACAAGTCAGTTGGTTGCACTTGCTAATTTGTTGCTTGATCCATATTATCGGACATTCAATGGGTTTCAG GCACTTGTTGAAAAAGATTGGCTAGCATTTGGTCATCCATTTTGTGATCGTGTGGGATTGCCAGCTTTCTCTGGAAGTGAGTTAACTAGGCAGCCTTCATCTAGCAATTTTGCAGCATCACCTGGACGGCAGCCATCAGGAGCATTTACATCTCCGTCGTCTTCTCATGCACAAACTTCTAACAACTACTCTCCCATCTTTTTGCAG TGGGTTGATTGTGTTTCTCAATTGTTGCGGATGTATCCCTTTGCTTTTGAGTTTTCTGCG GCTTTTCTAGTGGACTTCTTAGACAGCATGCTTTCATGTCGTTTTGGAAATTTCTTATGTAATAG TGAGAAGGAGAGGCTACAATGCAATATTTCTGAAACTTGTGGATGTATGTGGGTATACTTGGCTGATTTGCGTGCTTTAGAAGGAGGTTCCCATGTACATTATAATCCTTTCTATGACCCACTGAAGCACAATGGTCCTCTTCTGCCCCCAGCAGCAGCATTAGCCCCAACATTATGGCCCCAATTCCACCTTCGTTGGGCCTGCCCTGAAGAAGCACAAGCTGGGGAGATTGAAGCAAAATGTAGGAAGATAATCACGAAATACACCGAGTTGCAGAAG GCCAAAGAAGTGGCAGAACGTAAATCAAAAGAAATTTCAAATGCCATGGAATCACTGAACGCAGAATTACAAAATTTGAAGCAGCAAAACAGCTCAGCTATGAATATGGCCAACAGGGCAAACAAAGAAAACATGTCTATAAAGCGTGCAATTCAGTCAATTGGGTGCAAGGTTCACTTCTCCAATACTGGAGATTGCATTGTGGACATTGAAAGTAATCCATTGGGAACAGCACAAAACTTCTTATATTGCTCCAAGAAAGGATCAGATGGTATCACGCTTGATGATGAAAAGGATCTGGCTGTTGCAGTAACAGTTACAGCCGATGATGACGACAATGATGAGAACAGCCCTATCGGTCGTGTATGTGAGAATCTATGCCCGTTTCGCTCTGCAGATGGAGGCTGCAGATGGCCCAATGGTCGTTGTGCTCAACTAAGCAGCCAGTTCGTTGGTCTTAGGGCAAATTTTGATGCATTTGACAAACTCTCCATTGATGATAGTTATTTCAAGCCTGAGTGA
- the LOC107617891 gene encoding phosphatidylinositol-3-phosphatase myotubularin-1 isoform X1, protein MDVPKHRSGRSTSLRDATDSSKMEGTGSWDALEWTKIEPVSRFVSHTNLDFLLEAEHVIAEGHGVVLVNTDDAGMLMITNFRLLFLSEGTRKVIALGTIPHATIEKFNKTVARTQSNARQLEKTPPQRLLQVIGKDMRIIVFGFRPRTKQRRIIFDALRRCTKPATLWDLYAFVCGPSRFKNTNPQVRLLDEYFRLIGKGARASTDMIESGSFTLSNDLWRISSINSNYKMCPSYPFALVVPKIISDDEVLLASNFRARGRLPVVSWCHLGTGAVLARSSQPLVGLMMNMRSNMDEKLVAALCSKLDDGSRRKLYIADARPRKNALANGAMGGGSESSSNYFQSEIVFFGIDNIHAMRDSFARLREYLDTHGRASSDGMSSFLRHGGSTWGGGNLSSMSASVSTLGDSGWLLHVQNVLAGSAWIAARIAMEKASVLVHCSDGWDRTSQLVALANLLLDPYYRTFNGFQALVEKDWLAFGHPFCDRVGLPAFSGSELTRQPSSSNFAASPGRQPSGAFTSPSSSHAQTSNNYSPIFLQWVDCVSQLLRMYPFAFEFSAAFLVDFLDSMLSCRFGNFLCNSEKERLQCNISETCGCMWVYLADLRALEGGSHVHYNPFYDPLKHNGPLLPPAAALAPTLWPQFHLRWACPEEAQAGEIEAKCRKIITKYTELQKAKEVAERKSKEISNAMESLNAELQNLKQQNSSAMNMANRANKENMSIKRAIQSIGCKVHFSNTGDCIVDIESNPLGTAQNFLYCSKKGSDGITLDDEKDLAVAVTVTADDDDNDENSPIGRVCENLCPFRSADGGCRWPNGRCAQLSSQFVGLRANFDAFDKLSIDDSYFKPE, encoded by the exons ATGGACGTGCCTAAACACCGTTCCGGTCGATCAACGTCCCTCAGGGATGCCACCGACTCCTCCAAGATGGAAGGCACCGGCAGCTGGGACGCCCTCGAATGGACTAAGATTGAG CCGGTTTCGCGATTCGTCTCGCATACGAATCTTGATTTCTTGCTTGAGGCGGAGCATGTTATTGCCGAA GGACATGGTGTTGTTCTTGTTAATACAGATGATGCAGGCATGTTGATGATAACAAATTTTCGTCTTCTTTTTCTG AGTGAGGGAACTCGAAAAGTTATTGCCCTTGGAACAATACCACATGCAACCATTGAGAAGTTTAACAAGACA GTTGCAAGGACTCAATCAAATGCTCGCCAACTCGAGAAGACACCACCTCAAAGATTGCTCCAGGTGATTG GCAAAGATATGAGAATTATAGTCTTTGGTTTCAGACCTCGTACAAAACAG AGACGTATAATATTTGATGCACTACGAAGGTGTACAAAACCAGCAACGTTATGGGATCTTTATGCTTTTGTTTGTGGACCTTCTAGGTTTAAGAACACAAATCCACAAGTGCGCTTATTGGATGAGTATTTTCGACTTATTGGCAAAGGTGCTCGTGCATCAACTGATATGATTGAAAGTGGGTCCTTCACCTTGTCAAATGACTTATGGAGAATAAGTAGCATAAACTCCAACTATAAAATGTGTCCGAGTTATCCATTTGCTTTGGTTGTTCCCAAGATCATTAG TGATGATGAAGTTCTCTTGGCTTCCAACTTTCGTGCAAGGGGTCGGCTGCCTGTAGTTTCATGGTGTCATCTTG GTACTGGTGCAGTTCTTGCACGTTCATCCCAACCCTTAGTTGGTCTGATGATGAATATGAGGAG CAACATGGATGAAAAACTCGTGGCTGCACTTTGCAGCAAACTTGATGATGGCTCACGGAG AAAGCTATATATTGCTGATGCAAGGCCTAGGAAAAATGCATTAGCTAATGGAGCCATGGGTGGTGGCTCAGAATCATCATCAAACTATTTTCAGTCAGAG ATAGTCTTTTTTGGGATAGACAACATCCATGCAATGAGAGACAGCTTTGCTCGGCTCAGAGAATATTTGGACACTCATGGAAGAGCCTCATCAGATGGAATGTCATCATTTTTG AGACATGGTGGGTCAACGTGGGGTGGAGGAAACTTAAGTAGCATGTCTGCTTCAGTGTCAACCCTTGGGGACAGTGGATGGTTACTGCATGTTCAAAATGTTTTGGCTGGTTCAGCTTGGATTGCTGCTCGTATTGCTATGGAAAAGGCTTCTGTTCTTGTGCATTGCAG CGATGGTTGGGATAGAACAAGTCAGTTGGTTGCACTTGCTAATTTGTTGCTTGATCCATATTATCGGACATTCAATGGGTTTCAG GCACTTGTTGAAAAAGATTGGCTAGCATTTGGTCATCCATTTTGTGATCGTGTGGGATTGCCAGCTTTCTCTGGAAGTGAGTTAACTAGGCAGCCTTCATCTAGCAATTTTGCAGCATCACCTGGACGGCAGCCATCAGGAGCATTTACATCTCCGTCGTCTTCTCATGCACAAACTTCTAACAACTACTCTCCCATCTTTTTGCAG TGGGTTGATTGTGTTTCTCAATTGTTGCGGATGTATCCCTTTGCTTTTGAGTTTTCTGCG GCTTTTCTAGTGGACTTCTTAGACAGCATGCTTTCATGTCGTTTTGGAAATTTCTTATGTAATAG TGAGAAGGAGAGGCTACAATGCAATATTTCTGAAACTTGTGGATGTATGTGGGTATACTTGGCTGATTTGCGTGCTTTAGAAGGAGGTTCCCATGTACATTATAATCCTTTCTATGACCCACTGAAGCACAATGGTCCTCTTCTGCCCCCAGCAGCAGCATTAGCCCCAACATTATGGCCCCAATTCCACCTTCGTTGGGCCTGCCCTGAAGAAGCACAAGCTGGGGAGATTGAAGCAAAATGTAGGAAGATAATCACGAAATACACCGAGTTGCAGAAG GCCAAAGAAGTGGCAGAACGTAAATCAAAAGAAATTTCAAATGCCATGGAATCACTGAACGCAGAATTACAAAATTTGAAGCAGCAAAACAGCTCAGCTATGAATATGGCCAACAGGGCAAACAAAGAAAACATGTCTATAAAGCGTGCAATTCAGTCAATTGGGTGCAAGGTTCACTTCTCCAATACTGGAGATTGCATTGTGGACATTGAAAGTAATCCATTGGGAACAGCACAAAACTTCTTATATTGCTCCAAGAAAGGATCAGATGGTATCACGCTTGATGATGAAAAGGATCTGGCTGTTGCAGTAACAGTTACAGCCGATGATGACGACAATGATGAGAACAGCCCTATCGGTCGTGTATGTGAGAATCTATGCCCGTTTCGCTCTGCAGATGGAGGCTGCAGATGGCCCAATGGTCGTTGTGCTCAACTAAGCAGCCAGTTCGTTGGTCTTAGGGCAAATTTTGATGCATTTGACAAACTCTCCATTGATGATAGTTATTTCAAGCCTGAGTGA